A single genomic interval of Streptomyces graminofaciens harbors:
- the rimO gene encoding 30S ribosomal protein S12 methylthiotransferase RimO: protein MPERRTVALVTLGCARNEVDSEELAGRLEADGWELVEDAEDADVAVVNTCGFVEAAKKDSVDALLEANDLKGHGRTQAVVAVGCMAERYGKELAEALPEADGVLGFDDYADISDRLQTILSGGIHAAHTPRDRRKLLPISPAERQSGAEDVALPGHGAPVDLPEGLAPDSGPRAPLRRRLDGSPVASVKLASGCDRRCSFCAIPSFRGSFISRRPSDVLNETRWLAEQGVKEIMLVSENNTSYGKDLGDIRLLESLLPELAEVDGVERVRVSYLQPAEMRPGLIDVLTSTPKVVPYFDLSFQHSAPAVLRSMRRFGDTDRFLELLDTIRSKAPEAGVRSNFIVGFPGETEADLAELERFLNGARLDAIGVFGYSDEEGTEAATYENKLDEDVVAERLARISRLAEELVSQRADERVGETVRVLVESVDGEEGAYGRAAHQAPETDGQVLFTSGEGLSVGLIVEAKVVGTEGVDLVAEPLPGSLGSPACTEEAAR from the coding sequence ATGCCTGAACGCCGTACCGTCGCACTTGTCACTCTTGGCTGCGCCCGTAACGAGGTGGACTCGGAGGAGCTCGCAGGCCGCTTGGAGGCGGACGGCTGGGAGCTCGTCGAGGACGCCGAGGACGCGGACGTCGCGGTCGTCAACACCTGTGGCTTCGTCGAGGCCGCCAAGAAGGACTCCGTCGACGCCCTCCTCGAGGCCAACGACCTCAAGGGCCATGGCAGAACCCAGGCCGTCGTGGCGGTGGGCTGCATGGCCGAGCGCTACGGCAAGGAGCTGGCGGAAGCGCTGCCCGAGGCCGACGGCGTACTCGGCTTCGACGACTACGCGGACATCTCCGACCGCCTCCAGACCATCCTCTCCGGCGGCATCCACGCCGCCCACACCCCGCGCGACCGGCGCAAGCTGCTGCCGATCAGCCCGGCGGAGCGGCAGTCGGGGGCGGAGGACGTGGCCCTGCCCGGGCACGGAGCCCCGGTCGACCTGCCCGAGGGGCTCGCGCCCGACTCCGGGCCCCGCGCCCCCCTGCGCCGCCGGCTCGACGGCTCGCCCGTCGCCTCGGTGAAGCTCGCCTCCGGCTGTGACCGCCGCTGCTCCTTCTGCGCCATCCCCTCGTTCCGCGGCTCCTTCATCTCGCGCCGGCCCTCGGACGTGCTGAACGAGACGCGCTGGCTGGCCGAGCAGGGCGTCAAGGAGATCATGCTGGTCTCCGAGAACAACACGTCGTACGGCAAGGACCTCGGCGACATCCGTCTGCTGGAGTCGCTGCTGCCCGAGCTGGCCGAGGTCGACGGCGTCGAGCGGGTCCGTGTGAGCTATCTCCAGCCCGCCGAGATGCGGCCCGGGCTGATCGACGTGCTCACGTCCACACCCAAGGTCGTGCCCTACTTCGACCTGTCCTTCCAGCACTCCGCCCCCGCGGTGCTGCGCTCGATGCGCCGCTTCGGCGACACCGACCGCTTCCTGGAGCTGCTCGACACCATCCGGAGCAAAGCCCCCGAGGCCGGCGTGCGATCCAACTTCATCGTGGGCTTCCCCGGCGAGACCGAGGCCGACCTCGCCGAGCTGGAGCGCTTCCTGAACGGCGCTCGGCTCGACGCGATCGGCGTCTTCGGGTACTCCGACGAGGAGGGCACCGAAGCGGCCACGTACGAGAACAAGCTGGACGAGGACGTGGTCGCCGAGCGCCTCGCGCGCATCTCGCGGCTGGCCGAGGAACTGGTCTCGCAGCGCGCCGACGAGCGGGTCGGCGAGACCGTCCGCGTGCTCGTCGAGTCGGTCGACGGTGAGGAGGGCGCGTACGGCCGCGCCGCGCACCAGGCACCCGAGACGGACGGGCAGGTGCTGTTCACGAGCGGCGAAGGCCTGAGTGTCGGCCTTATCGTCGAGGCCAAGGTGGTCGGTACGGAAGGTGTCGACCTGGTGGCCGAGCCACTCCCGGGCTCGCTCGGCTCGCCCGCATGTACTGAGGAGGCGGCCAGATGA
- a CDS encoding helix-turn-helix domain-containing protein yields the protein MSIGNSPDGNSPEDERPFEDVRDERSADRVSIGRALQQARIAAGLTVDDVSNATRVRIAIVHAIEHDDFTPCGGDVYARGHIRTLARAVRIDPAPLLAQYDEAHGGRPAPTPAAPLFEAERIRPERRGPNWTAAMVAAIVAVIGFVGFTAFDSGGDKAGSSSQAVEGSTPTASKPASPTPKTDKPDADPKPDPTDSAIAAAPRDKVTVQVSATDGRSWISAKDHSGQLLWDGLLKQGQSKTFQDSSKIDLVLGDAGAIQLYVNGKKIEDDFQSGQVERLTYTKGDPEVG from the coding sequence GTGTCCATCGGCAACTCCCCTGACGGCAACTCCCCCGAAGACGAGCGTCCGTTCGAAGACGTGCGTGACGAACGCTCGGCGGATCGTGTCTCGATCGGTCGTGCCCTCCAGCAGGCCCGCATCGCGGCCGGGCTGACCGTCGACGACGTCAGCAACGCCACCCGGGTCCGCATCGCCATCGTGCACGCGATCGAACATGACGACTTCACTCCCTGCGGCGGTGACGTCTACGCGCGCGGTCACATCCGCACCCTCGCGCGTGCGGTGCGCATCGATCCCGCGCCGCTGCTCGCGCAGTACGACGAGGCGCACGGCGGGCGTCCCGCGCCGACTCCGGCGGCACCGCTGTTCGAGGCCGAGCGGATCCGCCCCGAGCGGCGCGGGCCCAACTGGACCGCCGCCATGGTCGCCGCGATCGTCGCGGTGATCGGCTTCGTCGGCTTCACCGCGTTCGACAGCGGCGGCGACAAGGCCGGCAGCAGCTCGCAGGCGGTGGAGGGCTCCACGCCCACCGCCAGCAAGCCCGCCTCGCCGACACCCAAGACCGACAAGCCCGACGCCGACCCGAAGCCCGACCCCACCGACAGCGCGATCGCCGCGGCGCCCCGCGACAAGGTGACCGTCCAGGTCAGCGCCACCGACGGACGCAGCTGGATCTCCGCCAAGGACCACAGCGGCCAGCTGCTCTGGGACGGCCTCCTCAAGCAGGGCCAGTCCAAGACCTTCCAGGACAGCTCCAAGATCGACCTCGTCCTGGGCGACGCCGGCGCCATCCAGCTCTACGTCAACGGCAAGAAGATCGAGGACGACTTCCAGTCCGGCCAGGTCGAGCGACTGACGTACACGAAGGGCGACCCCGAGGTCGGGTGA
- a CDS encoding DNA translocase FtsK — protein sequence MASRQSAAKKPPAKKAAAPTKAPAKKAPAKKAAAKKTAAKKTAPPKPAPNPTGGVYRLVRAVWLGAAHAVGAVFRGIGQGAKNLDPAHRKDGVALLLLALALIVAAGTWSNLRGPVGDLVEMLVTGAFGRLDLLVPILLAVIAFRFIRHPEKPDANGRIVIGLSALVIGVLGQVHIACGAPARSDGMQRIRDAGGLIGWGTATPLTYTMGEALAVAMLVLLTVFGLLVVTATPVNAIPQRLRLLGQKLGIVADDEDEEAYGEDDARYDEQWREALPARSRRRGSAPKDYDPDGAEQEALTRRRPRRSAVRQPDPDRPMDAVDVAAAAAAALDGAVLHGMPPSPVVADLTQGVSVGEREETTPVPAARTKGAGQEPPGARPPKGARQEALVPDLTKQAPDAPRDLPPRAEQLQLSGDITYSLPSLDLLERGGPGKTRSAANDAIVASLTNVFTEFKVDASVTGFTRGPTVTRYEVELGPAVKVERITALTKNIAYAVASPDVRIISPIPGKSAVGIEIPNTDREMVNLGDVLRLADAAEDDHPMLVALGKDVEGGYVMANLAKMPHVLVAGATGSGKSSCINCLITSVMVRATPEDVRMVLVDPKRVELTAYEGIPHLITPIITNPKRAAEALQWVVREMDLRYDDLAAFGFRHIDDFNEAIRNGKVKLPEGSERELQPYPYLLVIVDELADLMMVAPRDVEDAIVRITQLARAAGIHLVLATQRPSVDVVTGLIKANVPSRLAFATSSLADSRVILDQPGAEKLIGKGDGLFLPMGANKPTRMQGAFVTEDEVAAIVQHCKDQMAPVFRDDVTVGTKQKKEIDEEIGDDLDLLCQAAELVVSTQFGSTSMLQRKLRVGFAKAGRLMDLMESRGIVGPSEGSKARDVLVKPDELDGVLAVIRGETGE from the coding sequence ATGGCCTCACGTCAGTCCGCAGCGAAGAAGCCGCCCGCCAAGAAGGCAGCCGCTCCGACGAAGGCTCCGGCGAAGAAGGCCCCCGCGAAGAAAGCCGCAGCCAAGAAGACTGCGGCGAAGAAGACGGCCCCTCCGAAGCCGGCGCCCAATCCGACCGGAGGCGTGTACAGACTCGTACGCGCCGTCTGGCTCGGTGCCGCGCACGCCGTCGGCGCCGTCTTCCGCGGCATAGGGCAGGGTGCGAAGAATCTCGACCCGGCGCACCGCAAGGACGGCGTCGCACTGCTGCTGCTCGCACTCGCACTGATCGTGGCCGCCGGCACCTGGTCCAACCTGCGCGGCCCGGTCGGCGACCTCGTCGAGATGCTCGTGACCGGCGCCTTCGGCCGGCTCGACCTGCTGGTGCCGATCCTGCTCGCGGTCATCGCCTTCCGGTTCATCCGCCACCCCGAGAAGCCGGACGCCAACGGCCGTATCGTCATCGGCCTCTCCGCGCTCGTCATCGGCGTGCTCGGCCAGGTCCACATCGCCTGCGGGGCGCCCGCGCGCAGCGACGGCATGCAGCGGATAAGGGACGCCGGTGGCCTCATCGGCTGGGGCACGGCCACCCCGCTGACGTACACCATGGGCGAGGCGCTCGCCGTGGCGATGCTTGTGCTGCTCACCGTCTTCGGCCTGCTCGTCGTCACCGCCACCCCGGTCAACGCCATCCCGCAGCGGCTACGGCTGCTCGGCCAGAAGCTGGGGATCGTCGCGGACGACGAGGATGAGGAGGCGTACGGCGAGGACGACGCGCGCTACGACGAGCAGTGGCGCGAAGCGCTGCCCGCGCGCTCCCGCAGGCGCGGATCCGCCCCTAAGGACTACGACCCCGACGGTGCCGAGCAGGAGGCCCTCACCCGGCGCCGCCCCCGCCGCTCCGCAGTGCGGCAGCCCGACCCGGACCGGCCCATGGACGCCGTGGACGTGGCGGCTGCCGCCGCTGCCGCGCTCGACGGGGCCGTACTGCACGGCATGCCGCCGTCGCCGGTCGTCGCCGACCTCACCCAGGGGGTGAGCGTGGGGGAGCGGGAGGAGACCACCCCCGTGCCGGCCGCGCGCACGAAGGGGGCCGGGCAGGAGCCCCCGGGGGCCCGGCCGCCCAAGGGTGCCAGGCAGGAAGCCCTGGTGCCCGACCTCACCAAGCAGGCGCCCGACGCACCCCGCGACCTGCCCCCGCGCGCCGAACAGCTCCAGCTCTCCGGCGACATCACCTACTCCCTGCCCTCGCTCGACCTGCTGGAGCGGGGCGGACCCGGCAAGACCCGCAGCGCCGCCAACGACGCCATCGTCGCCTCGCTCACCAACGTCTTCACCGAGTTCAAGGTCGACGCCTCCGTCACCGGCTTCACCCGCGGGCCGACGGTCACGCGCTACGAGGTCGAGTTGGGCCCGGCCGTGAAGGTCGAGCGGATCACCGCACTGACGAAGAACATCGCGTACGCCGTCGCCAGCCCGGACGTACGGATCATCAGCCCGATCCCCGGCAAGTCGGCCGTCGGCATCGAGATCCCCAACACCGACCGCGAGATGGTCAACCTCGGTGACGTACTGCGCCTCGCGGACGCCGCCGAGGACGACCACCCGATGCTGGTGGCGCTCGGAAAGGACGTCGAGGGCGGCTATGTGATGGCCAATCTGGCGAAGATGCCGCATGTGCTCGTCGCGGGTGCGACCGGTTCCGGCAAATCGTCCTGCATCAACTGCCTGATCACGTCGGTCATGGTCCGCGCCACCCCCGAGGACGTCCGCATGGTCCTCGTCGACCCCAAGCGGGTCGAGCTGACCGCGTACGAGGGCATCCCGCACCTGATCACGCCGATCATCACCAACCCCAAGCGGGCCGCCGAGGCGCTGCAGTGGGTCGTGCGCGAGATGGACCTGCGCTACGACGACCTGGCCGCGTTCGGCTTCCGGCACATCGACGACTTCAACGAGGCAATCAGGAACGGCAAGGTCAAGCTGCCCGAGGGCAGTGAGCGCGAACTCCAGCCGTACCCGTATCTGCTGGTCATCGTGGACGAGCTGGCCGACCTGATGATGGTCGCCCCGCGTGATGTCGAGGACGCGATCGTGCGCATCACGCAACTCGCGCGTGCGGCCGGCATCCATCTGGTGCTCGCCACACAGCGGCCGTCGGTCGATGTCGTGACCGGTCTGATCAAGGCGAACGTACCGTCGAGGCTCGCCTTCGCCACCTCCTCGCTCGCCGACTCGCGGGTCATCCTCGACCAGCCCGGCGCCGAGAAGCTCATCGGCAAGGGTGACGGGCTTTTCCTGCCGATGGGGGCCAACAAACCCACCCGTATGCAGGGCGCGTTCGTGACGGAGGACGAGGTCGCGGCGATCGTCCAGCACTGCAAGGACCAGATGGCGCCCGTCTTCCGGGACGACGTCACCGTGGGCACCAAGCAGAAGAAGGAGATCGACGAGGAGATCGGCGACGACCTCGACCTGCTGTGCCAGGCGGCCGAACTCGTCGTCTCCACACAGTTCGGCTCGACGTCCATGCTCCAGCGCAAGCTGCGCGTCGGCTTCGCCAAGGCCGGACGGCTGATGGACCTCATGGAGTCCCGGGGCATCGTCGGGCCGAGCGAGGGCTCCAAGGCACGTGACGTTCTCGTGAAACCCGACGAGCTGGACGGGGTGCTGGCCGTGATCAGGGGGGAGACTGGGGAGTAG
- a CDS encoding response regulator, which yields MVQKAKILLVDDRPENLLALEAILSALDQTLVRASSGEEALKALLTDDFAVILLDVQMPGMDGFETAAHIKRRERTRDIPIIFLTAINHGPHHTFRGYAAGAVDYISKPFDPWVLRAKVSVFVELYMKNCQLREQAALLRLQLEGGGKGAVGGSKEPSGGILAELSARLAAVEEQAEALSKQLDDDSADAAAVATAAHLERKLTGLRRALDALEPGTGGAPSLPSQN from the coding sequence ATGGTGCAGAAGGCCAAGATCCTCCTGGTCGATGACCGGCCGGAGAATCTGCTGGCGCTGGAGGCCATCCTCTCCGCGCTCGATCAGACGCTGGTGCGGGCATCGTCCGGGGAGGAAGCGCTCAAGGCGCTGCTGACGGACGACTTCGCGGTCATTCTGCTGGACGTCCAGATGCCGGGAATGGACGGTTTCGAAACGGCCGCGCACATCAAGAGGCGCGAACGGACCCGGGACATTCCGATCATCTTCCTCACCGCCATCAACCACGGTCCCCACCACACGTTCCGTGGCTATGCGGCGGGTGCGGTCGACTACATCTCCAAGCCGTTCGACCCGTGGGTGCTGCGTGCGAAGGTCTCGGTCTTCGTCGAGCTGTACATGAAGAACTGCCAGTTGAGGGAGCAGGCGGCCCTGCTGCGGCTGCAGTTGGAGGGCGGCGGCAAGGGCGCGGTGGGCGGCTCCAAGGAGCCCTCCGGCGGCATCCTCGCCGAACTGTCCGCGCGGCTCGCAGCCGTCGAGGAGCAGGCCGAGGCCCTCTCCAAACAGCTCGACGACGACTCGGCGGACGCGGCCGCGGTGGCCACGGCCGCCCATCTGGAGCGCAAACTCACGGGTCTGCGCCGGGCACTGGACGCACTGGAGCCGGGCACGGGCGGCGCGCCTTCGCTGCCGTCGCAGAACTGA